In Nostoc sp. UHCC 0926, a single genomic region encodes these proteins:
- a CDS encoding Rqc2 family fibronectin-binding protein codes for MQPVDFTTLTAACSEIRANWLPSRLEQVYQRDRYTIAIALRTLKQRDWLQISWHPQAAHICIGDPPPRSPDTFTFSQQLIHQLGGLALVAIEAIAPWERVIDLQFARRPGESALYHVYAEIMGKYSNVILTDASNIIITAAHQVSQQQSSVRPIQTGQSYETPPKLTGTVPSLSESQQRWQERVSLVPGAIKRQLLKSYSGLSAALLELMLLKANIAPETSTDSLNPDDWQRLFERWQEWLQALDSSKFQPAWTKDGYTVMGWGGVENVKDIQELLNRYYSNQINQQLFSQLRHQLSQKLNNILTKLRNKAQTFKTRLQQSYQADEYRQKADLLMAHLQNWEPGMKEIILSDFDTSLPVAIALQPDKNAVQNAQSLYKQHQKLKRARSAVEPLLLSVQTEIEYLEQVEAAIAQIDTYQTAEDLRTLEEIREELIGQKYLEDPEYRSRSANEVPSTNFHRYLTPNGFEVLIGRNNRQNDQLTFRVAGDYDLWFHAQEIPGSHVLLRLEPGAVAEEADLQFVANLAAYYSRARQSDQVPVVYTQLKHVYKPKGAKPGIAIYKQESILWGKPQMVIIGHGA; via the coding sequence TTGCAACCAGTTGACTTTACCACTCTCACAGCTGCTTGTAGCGAAATCCGCGCTAACTGGCTACCATCACGCTTAGAACAGGTTTACCAGCGCGATCGCTACACTATTGCCATAGCATTACGCACCCTGAAACAGCGCGATTGGCTACAGATTTCTTGGCATCCTCAAGCTGCACATATTTGTATTGGCGATCCACCACCGCGATCGCCAGATACCTTTACCTTTAGTCAACAACTGATACACCAATTGGGTGGTTTAGCATTGGTGGCTATTGAAGCGATCGCCCCTTGGGAGCGGGTTATTGATTTGCAATTTGCCCGTCGTCCCGGAGAAAGCGCCCTGTATCATGTCTATGCAGAAATCATGGGCAAGTATAGCAACGTCATTCTCACCGACGCCAGCAATATAATTATCACCGCAGCCCATCAAGTTAGTCAGCAACAATCTAGTGTCCGTCCCATCCAAACCGGACAATCTTATGAAACACCACCGAAACTAACTGGAACTGTCCCCAGTTTGAGCGAATCCCAACAACGTTGGCAAGAACGGGTAAGTTTAGTGCCAGGAGCAATCAAGCGGCAATTACTGAAAAGTTATAGTGGCTTGAGTGCAGCACTACTAGAGTTAATGCTGCTAAAAGCAAATATCGCACCAGAAACATCCACCGATAGCCTCAACCCCGACGATTGGCAACGGCTATTTGAGCGCTGGCAAGAATGGCTGCAAGCCTTGGATTCCAGTAAATTTCAACCAGCTTGGACAAAAGATGGCTACACCGTAATGGGTTGGGGTGGAGTTGAAAACGTCAAAGATATTCAGGAGTTACTTAACCGCTACTACAGTAACCAGATCAATCAACAGCTATTTTCTCAATTACGCCATCAGTTGAGTCAGAAATTGAATAATATTCTGACAAAATTACGGAATAAGGCGCAAACCTTTAAGACGCGCTTGCAGCAATCATATCAAGCCGATGAGTATCGACAAAAAGCTGATTTATTGATGGCTCACCTGCAAAACTGGGAACCGGGGATGAAGGAAATTATCCTTTCTGATTTTGATACAAGTTTGCCAGTAGCGATCGCCCTCCAGCCAGATAAAAATGCTGTCCAAAATGCCCAAAGTCTTTACAAACAGCACCAAAAGCTCAAACGCGCTCGTTCTGCTGTCGAACCGCTACTGTTGTCAGTGCAGACAGAAATTGAGTATTTAGAGCAAGTAGAGGCTGCGATCGCTCAGATAGACACCTACCAAACAGCAGAAGATTTACGAACTTTAGAAGAAATCCGCGAAGAGTTGATTGGACAAAAGTATCTAGAAGATCCAGAATACCGCAGCCGCAGCGCCAATGAAGTCCCCAGCACTAACTTTCATCGTTACCTTACCCCCAACGGCTTTGAAGTATTAATTGGTCGCAACAATCGCCAGAATGACCAATTGACCTTTCGTGTAGCTGGGGATTATGACTTATGGTTCCACGCTCAAGAAATTCCAGGGAGCCATGTGCTACTACGTCTAGAACCGGGTGCTGTTGCAGAAGAAGCTGATTTGCAATTTGTAGCTAATCTTGCTGCATACTACAGTCGCGCCCGTCAGAGTGATCAAGTGCCAGTAGTTTACACTCAGCTAAAACACGTCTACAAACCCAAAGGAGCAAAACCGGGAATTGCAATTTACAAGCAGG